CTTTGACGGTCGCCATTGTTTGAATCGCAAGGTCACTATAAAGAACTGACGCGCCTGGTTTGCCGCTCAACTCCTCGACCACCCACTGCCCCAGCACAGATTCTTCGATCCAGAAGGTGAGGCTTCCCCTAGCCTTCAATCCAGCGTTATACTCTGACCAGTTGCGGATGCGGTATTGAGGTTTCATGGCAGGTTTTATGTGTGATAACTGAAATTTACCATGC
This DNA window, taken from Synechococcales cyanobacterium T60_A2020_003, encodes the following:
- a CDS encoding transposase, with product MKPQYRIRNWSEYNAGLKARGSLTFWIEESVLGQWVVEELSGKPGASVLYSDLAIQTMATVK